A segment of the Aureliella helgolandensis genome:
CATGATTGGACGCGTCAGGCAAACACTTCGTTGGCCTAGACGTGACTCTAGTTTTGGAGACTCTTTTTATGGCTGAAAACTTAGTCGACTCTGACGACGATCATCGACGCACGATGATGTCGATCTCGCAACTGGCCCATCGGTGGGGATGTTCTGAGCGCCATGTGCGACGCATGGCGGACTCAGGACGCTGCCCCCGGCCGATTAGATTGGGTTCGCTGATCAGATGGC
Coding sequences within it:
- a CDS encoding helix-turn-helix transcriptional regulator, with translation MSISQLAHRWGCSERHVRRMADSGRCPRPIRLGSLIRWPATEIEQWERDFCPSCKRGRK